Proteins encoded by one window of Aphidius gifuensis isolate YNYX2018 linkage group LG2, ASM1490517v1, whole genome shotgun sequence:
- the LOC122850661 gene encoding ELMO domain-containing protein C-like, protein MAHKKNKTNDREEIYNDDDKSTMEYPVEIILPASGFEYDTSTKTSTTSTTSTTSTTTTTTTTESPKTFNVLQIDNQHEYPNDNENEHENQRLPSVSKTFNILQNDNQHEFQKENEIEHEKERVPSVSTIIGGRHASFDFEIKTIPLYRSNEKSIC, encoded by the coding sequence ATggctcataaaaaaaataagacaaatGATAGAgaagaaatttataatgatgatgataaatcaacaatGGAATATCCAGTTGAAATAATACTTCCAGCTTCTGGTTTTGAATATGAtacatcaacaaaaacaagtACAACAAGTACAACATCAactacatcaacaacaacaactacaacaacaacagaaagtccaaaaacatttaatgttttacaaattgataatCAGCATGAATACCCAAATGACAATGAGAATGAACATGAGAATCAACGTTTACCCTCAGTttcaaaaacatttaatattttacaaaatgataatcagcatgaatttcaaaaagaaaatgaaattgaacATGAGAAAGAACGTGTTCCCTCAGTTTCAACTATCATTGGAGGAAGACATGCATCAtttgattttgaaattaaaacaataccaCTGTATCGAtctaatgaaaaatcaatttgttaa
- the LOC122849844 gene encoding uncharacterized protein LOC122849844 — translation MSLQVNMLGLVRQPLLKSVKIAQFGVKKFAQPIPRVLKKSFSEHGSFQGWFDDDGKEKSSGRVARLVNCVELKPVNKSHYCWGDALRARNMSVDEGPKYEVLEEHNVHYTEKTPSFTDKCIFYQKSILAVLIIGVILLEMYVKFGADSVAVAIHKEFRTQLLDIVEGYLRK, via the exons ATGAGTCTTCAAGTCAACATGTTGGGCTTAGTACGTCAGCCATTACTAAAATCTGTTAAAATTGCACAAT ttggtgttaaaaaatttgctCAACCGATCCCAAGAGTACTCAAAAAATCATTTAGCGAACATGGATCATTTCAAGGATGGTTTGATGATGATGGCAAAGAAAAATCTTCTGGTAGAGTTGCTCGATTGGTAAACTGCGTTGAGCTGAAACCAGTAAACAAGTCACATTACTGCTGGGGGGATGCCTTGAGGGCCAGAAACATGTCGGTTGACGAAGGTCCAAAATACGAAGTTCTTGAAGAACATAACGTTCATTATACCGAAAAGACACCTTCATTTActgataaatgtattttttaccaaaaatCAATATTGGCTGTACTCATTATTGGGGTCATATTACTTGAAATGTATGTAAAATTCGGTGCTGACTCAGTCGCAGTAGCAATACATAAAGAATTTCGAACCCAA CTACTTGATATTGTTGAAGGTTActtgagaaaataa